In Synechococcus sp. RS9909, one genomic interval encodes:
- a CDS encoding DNA polymerase III subunit alpha — protein MAFVPLHNHSDYSLLDGASQLPQMVERCKELGMPALALTDHGVMYGAIELLKLCKAAGIKPIIGNEMYVINGSIEDPQQKKERRYHLVVLAKNATGYRNLVKLTSLSHLRGMRGKGIFSRACIDKHLLKQYSEGLIIATACLGGEIPQAILRGRPDVARDVARWYQEVFGDDFYLEIQDHGSPEDRIVNVEIVRIAKELGIGLIATNDAHYLTRHDVEAHDALLCVLTGKLISDEKRLRYTGTEYIRSEEEMGRLFADHLAPEVVQEAITTTALVADKVEDYDILGRYQMPRFPIPEGHTPVSYLREVSECGLRERLELGADEVIDPTYGERLTYELGIMEQMGFPTYFLVVWDYIRFARDQGIPVGPGRGSAAGSLVAYALGITNIDPVSNGLLFERFLNPERKSMPDIDTDFCIERRGEVIDYVTRRYGDDKVAQIITFNRMTSKAVLKDVARVLDIPYGDADRLAKLIPVVRGKPAKLKAMIGEESPNPEFRDKYDKDPVVKRWVDMAMRIEGTNKTFGVHAAGVVIAADPLDELVPLQRNNDGQVITQYFMEDVESMGLLKMDFLGLKNLTMIDKTLELVETSLGERIDPDKLPAKDPDTFALLARGDLEGIFQLESTGMRQIVRDLKPSSLEDISSILALYRPGPLDAGLIPKFINRKHGREAIDFAHQSLQPILQETYGIMVYQEQIMKIAQDLAGYSLGEADLLRRAMGKKKVAEMQKHRSIFVKGASERGVDDKVADELFDQMVLFAEYCFNKSHSTAYGAVTYQTAYLKAHYPVAYMAALLTVNAGASDKVQRYIANCNAMGIEVMPPDVNASGTDFTPTGDRILFGLSAVRNLGDGAIRQLIASREADGPFQSLADLCDRLPSSVLNRRSLESLIHCGAMDALAPEANRAQLIADLDLLLDWASSRAKDRDSGQGNLFDLMASAADSAGSGPADLSLAPKAAPVPDYHPSEKLRLEKELVGFYLSDHPLKQLKPPARLLAPIGLASLQEQADKAKVSAIAMVSELRQVTTRKGDRMAVLQLEDLTGSCEAVVFPKSYARLADHLMVEARLLVWAAVDRRDERVQLIVDDCRAIDDLRLLLVELDPDQASDVAVQHRLRECLQSHRPQQDELGVRVPVVAAVRQGPQVRYVRFGPQFCVRDASLAASDLVAKAFTARCTDPLLS, from the coding sequence ATGGCATTCGTTCCCCTTCACAACCACAGCGACTACAGCCTGCTTGATGGCGCCTCCCAGCTGCCCCAGATGGTGGAGCGCTGCAAGGAGCTGGGCATGCCGGCGCTGGCCCTCACCGATCACGGCGTGATGTATGGGGCGATCGAGCTGCTCAAACTCTGCAAAGCCGCAGGCATCAAGCCGATCATCGGCAATGAGATGTATGTGATCAACGGCTCGATCGAGGATCCCCAGCAGAAGAAAGAACGGCGTTACCACCTGGTGGTGCTGGCCAAGAATGCCACCGGCTACCGCAATCTGGTGAAGCTCACCAGCCTCAGTCATCTGCGCGGCATGCGCGGCAAAGGCATCTTTTCGCGGGCCTGCATTGATAAGCATCTACTCAAGCAATACAGCGAAGGTCTGATCATCGCCACAGCCTGTCTTGGCGGTGAGATTCCTCAGGCGATTCTGCGCGGTCGTCCGGATGTGGCCAGGGATGTAGCCCGTTGGTATCAGGAGGTGTTCGGTGATGATTTCTATCTTGAGATTCAGGATCATGGGTCACCCGAAGATCGCATCGTCAATGTGGAGATCGTGCGTATCGCCAAGGAGCTGGGCATCGGTCTGATCGCCACCAACGATGCCCACTACCTCACGCGCCACGACGTTGAGGCCCATGATGCCCTGTTGTGCGTGCTCACCGGCAAGCTGATCAGCGACGAGAAACGGTTGCGCTACACCGGCACGGAATACATCCGCAGCGAAGAGGAGATGGGGCGACTGTTCGCTGACCATCTCGCGCCGGAGGTGGTGCAGGAGGCGATTACCACCACGGCGTTGGTGGCCGACAAGGTGGAGGATTACGACATTCTCGGCCGCTACCAGATGCCGAGGTTCCCCATTCCGGAGGGGCACACCCCGGTGAGTTATCTGCGGGAGGTGTCGGAGTGTGGCCTGCGCGAGCGCCTGGAGCTCGGTGCCGATGAGGTGATCGACCCCACCTATGGCGAACGGCTCACCTATGAGCTGGGAATCATGGAGCAGATGGGTTTCCCCACCTACTTTCTGGTGGTGTGGGACTACATCCGCTTCGCTCGCGACCAGGGCATTCCGGTGGGACCGGGCCGTGGGTCTGCGGCAGGCTCTCTCGTGGCCTATGCCCTTGGCATCACCAACATCGATCCGGTGAGCAATGGCTTGCTGTTCGAGCGGTTCCTCAACCCGGAACGGAAGTCGATGCCGGATATCGACACGGATTTCTGCATCGAGCGCCGTGGTGAAGTGATCGACTACGTCACCCGCCGCTACGGCGACGACAAGGTGGCGCAGATCATCACCTTCAACCGCATGACCTCCAAGGCGGTGTTGAAGGATGTGGCGCGGGTGCTGGATATCCCCTATGGCGATGCCGATCGTCTGGCGAAGTTGATTCCGGTGGTGCGCGGTAAGCCCGCCAAGCTCAAGGCGATGATTGGAGAGGAGTCTCCGAATCCTGAATTTCGCGATAAATACGACAAGGATCCGGTGGTGAAACGCTGGGTCGACATGGCCATGCGCATCGAAGGCACCAACAAAACCTTCGGTGTGCATGCAGCCGGGGTGGTGATTGCCGCTGATCCACTGGATGAACTGGTGCCCTTGCAGCGCAACAACGACGGCCAGGTGATCACCCAATATTTCATGGAGGATGTGGAGTCGATGGGACTCCTTAAGATGGATTTTCTTGGCCTCAAAAATCTCACCATGATCGACAAAACTCTCGAGCTGGTGGAGACCAGCCTGGGAGAACGAATTGATCCCGATAAACTGCCTGCCAAGGATCCCGACACGTTTGCCCTGCTCGCCCGCGGTGACTTGGAGGGCATCTTCCAGTTGGAATCAACGGGAATGCGGCAAATTGTTCGCGATCTGAAGCCCTCGTCGCTGGAGGATATTTCTTCCATTCTGGCGCTCTATCGCCCCGGACCCCTCGATGCCGGCCTGATTCCGAAATTCATCAACCGCAAGCATGGGCGCGAGGCGATTGATTTCGCCCATCAGTCGCTGCAACCGATCCTTCAGGAGACCTATGGGATCATGGTGTATCAGGAGCAGATCATGAAGATCGCTCAGGATTTGGCTGGCTACTCCCTGGGCGAGGCCGATCTGTTGCGTCGCGCCATGGGCAAGAAGAAGGTGGCGGAGATGCAGAAACATCGCAGCATTTTCGTGAAGGGCGCCAGCGAACGCGGCGTCGATGACAAGGTCGCCGATGAGCTGTTTGATCAGATGGTGCTCTTTGCGGAGTATTGCTTCAACAAAAGTCACTCCACGGCCTATGGCGCAGTGACGTATCAAACCGCCTATCTCAAAGCCCACTACCCCGTGGCCTACATGGCGGCCCTGCTCACGGTGAATGCCGGTGCCAGCGACAAGGTGCAGCGCTACATCGCCAATTGCAATGCCATGGGCATCGAAGTGATGCCACCGGACGTGAATGCATCGGGCACCGATTTCACGCCCACCGGCGATCGCATCCTGTTCGGTCTCTCGGCGGTGCGCAATCTCGGCGATGGTGCGATCCGGCAGCTGATCGCGTCCCGTGAGGCGGATGGTCCGTTCCAGTCGTTGGCCGATCTCTGCGACCGTCTGCCTTCATCGGTGCTGAATCGCCGCAGCCTTGAATCCCTGATTCACTGCGGTGCGATGGATGCCCTGGCGCCTGAGGCGAATCGGGCCCAGCTGATCGCCGATCTTGATCTGCTGCTCGATTGGGCTTCGTCGCGCGCAAAGGATCGCGACAGCGGCCAGGGCAATCTGTTTGATCTGATGGCGTCCGCCGCAGACAGCGCAGGATCGGGCCCTGCGGATCTCAGTCTGGCCCCCAAGGCTGCCCCCGTTCCTGACTACCACCCCTCCGAAAAACTGCGGCTTGAGAAGGAACTGGTGGGCTTCTACCTGTCTGATCATCCACTCAAGCAGCTCAAGCCACCGGCCAGGCTGTTGGCTCCCATCGGTTTGGCAAGCCTGCAGGAACAGGCCGACAAGGCCAAGGTCAGCGCGATCGCGATGGTCAGTGAGCTGCGTCAGGTCACCACCCGCAAGGGCGATCGCATGGCCGTGCTGCAGCTGGAGGATCTCACCGGCAGCTGCGAAGCCGTGGTGTTCCCGAAGAGTTATGCCCGTCTGGCTGATCACCTGATGGTGGAGGCCCGTTTGTTGGTGTGGGCTGCGGTGGATCGCCGCGATGAGCGGGTTCAGTTGATCGTGGATGACTGCCGCGCCATCGATGATCTGCGTCTGTTGCTGGTGGAGCTTGATCCCGATCAGGCCAGCGATGTAGCGGTGCAGCACCGGCTGCGGGAATGCCTGCAGTCGCACCGGCCGCAGCAGGATGAGTTGGGGGTGCGGGTTCCTGTGGTGGCGGCCGTCCGGCAGGGGCCTCAGGTGCGTTACGTGCGCTTTGGCCCCCAGTTCTGCGTGCGCGATGCGTCCCTGGCCGCCAGCGATCTGGTCGCGAAGGCCTTCACAGCGCGCTGCACCGATCCCCTGCTCAGCTGA
- the gatA gene encoding Asp-tRNA(Asn)/Glu-tRNA(Gln) amidotransferase subunit GatA: protein MAIAEWRQQLERGEVSSRELTDHHLARIAAVDPSLHAFLDVTAERARADADRIDAARQAGESLPPLAGVPLAIKDNLCTRGVRTTCASRMLEHFVPPYESTVTERLWRSGAVLLGKTNLDEFAMGGSTETSAFGPTGNPWNLEHVPGGSSGGSAAALAAGECMAALGSDTGGSIRQPASFCGVVGLKPTYGRISRYGLVAFASSLDQVGPFTSTVADAAALLQVMAGSDPLDSTCLRAPVPDYSATLADPIDGLRVGLVRECFDQEGLDPEVKASVLAAAEQLQALGADLVDVSCPRFNDGIATYYVIAPSEASANLARYDGVKYGYRAEDADSLASMTARSRAEGFGAEVQRRILIGTYALSAGYVDAYYKKAQQVRTLIRQDFDAAYRQVDVLLTPTAPTTSFRRGAHADDPLAMYLADLLTIPANLAGLPAISVPCGFDEAGLPIGVQLIGNVLEEPRLLQVAHQYEQAAAVMQHRPEGALIPG from the coding sequence ATGGCGATCGCCGAGTGGCGTCAGCAACTGGAACGAGGTGAGGTGTCCTCCCGGGAGCTCACCGATCATCATCTGGCCCGGATTGCTGCGGTGGATCCCAGCCTTCACGCCTTTCTCGATGTGACGGCGGAGCGGGCTCGTGCCGATGCGGATCGGATCGATGCGGCACGGCAGGCGGGGGAGAGCCTGCCGCCGTTGGCCGGTGTGCCCCTCGCCATCAAAGACAACCTCTGCACCCGGGGGGTGCGCACCACCTGCGCCAGCCGGATGCTGGAGCACTTTGTGCCTCCCTATGAATCCACCGTCACCGAGCGTCTCTGGCGCTCAGGTGCCGTGCTGCTCGGTAAAACCAATCTCGATGAATTCGCCATGGGCGGATCCACCGAGACCTCCGCCTTTGGTCCCACCGGCAATCCCTGGAATCTGGAGCATGTGCCCGGCGGCAGTTCCGGGGGCAGTGCAGCGGCGCTGGCCGCGGGTGAATGCATGGCAGCCCTTGGCTCAGACACCGGCGGCTCGATTCGTCAGCCCGCCTCCTTCTGCGGTGTGGTGGGCCTGAAACCCACCTACGGGCGGATCAGCCGCTACGGCTTGGTGGCATTTGCCAGCTCCCTCGATCAGGTCGGTCCGTTCACCTCCACGGTGGCCGATGCCGCCGCCCTGCTCCAGGTGATGGCCGGTTCGGATCCGCTTGATTCCACCTGCCTGCGGGCGCCGGTGCCCGACTACAGCGCCACGTTGGCCGATCCGATCGATGGCCTGCGGGTGGGTCTGGTGCGTGAATGCTTTGATCAGGAGGGGCTGGACCCCGAGGTGAAGGCTTCGGTGCTGGCCGCAGCGGAGCAGCTGCAGGCCCTCGGCGCCGACTTGGTGGATGTGAGCTGCCCTCGCTTCAACGATGGCATTGCCACCTACTACGTGATTGCCCCCTCGGAGGCGTCCGCCAATCTCGCTCGCTACGACGGCGTCAAATACGGCTACCGGGCCGAGGACGCCGACAGCCTGGCCAGCATGACGGCCCGCAGTCGCGCTGAAGGCTTCGGGGCCGAGGTGCAGCGCCGCATCCTGATCGGCACCTACGCCCTCTCGGCCGGTTATGTGGATGCCTACTACAAAAAAGCGCAGCAGGTGCGCACTCTGATCCGTCAGGACTTCGATGCGGCCTACCGCCAGGTGGATGTGCTGCTGACGCCCACGGCTCCCACCACATCGTTCCGTCGCGGTGCCCATGCCGATGACCCTCTGGCGATGTATCTGGCCGATCTGCTCACGATCCCGGCCAATCTCGCCGGCCTGCCGGCGATCAGCGTTCCCTGTGGCTTTGATGAAGCCGGGCTGCCGATCGGTGTTCAGCTGATCGGCAACGTGCTCGAAGAGCCCCGGTTGCTGCAGGTGGCCCACCAATACGAACAGGCGGCGGCCGTGATGCAGCATCGTCCTGAGGGGGCCCTGATCCCGGGCTGA
- a CDS encoding DUF1816 domain-containing protein, with the protein MGPLIRPLRTLANGLGMAWWARIQTHGPDVTYWFGPFVTRTSLERELPAFLEDVSSESPQSIDHSLLRCRRGEPFTIAADNG; encoded by the coding sequence ATGGGCCCCCTGATCCGGCCGCTGCGCACCCTTGCCAACGGCCTCGGCATGGCCTGGTGGGCACGAATTCAGACCCATGGCCCTGATGTCACCTACTGGTTCGGTCCGTTTGTGACCCGCACCAGCCTGGAGCGAGAACTGCCGGCTTTTCTGGAGGATGTCTCCTCTGAATCGCCTCAGTCCATCGATCACAGCCTGCTGCGTTGCCGACGCGGCGAACCCTTCACCATTGCCGCAGACAACGGCTGA
- the rlmB gene encoding 23S rRNA (guanosine(2251)-2'-O)-methyltransferase RlmB: MSFRSDRRSPGGAGRSSGPYRSRRDGAGQGDDRPPSDGRREDRDHRDRFDRGRPDRERPDRERSFRERPSRDRFDRGRPERDRSDRFNRDERSPREPRWNQEGRSDRVGRSDRFGRSDRTGRFDRDQRKPMSSRPERSRPDSRRGPQRAGWTPPERTAAPAPAPAPAPEASSHAAEPPADDLLWGRHATQAALEAGRPIHRIWCTSDMRSAPRFLGLLREAKASGVLVEEVTWARLGQITGGAVHQGIALQTAAAETLDLPTLIEGCASLGEPPLLLALDGLTDPHNLGAIVRSAEALGAHGVVLPQRRSAGLTGSVAKVAAGALEHLPVARVVNLNRSLESLKDAGYRVVGLAEEGDLTLAEADLEGPLVVVTGSEGDGLSLLTRRHCDQLIRIPLRGITPSLNASVATALCLYEVARRGWMKDLRGQAPSPAIRRPRFNNAAQAPGAEATSGPSELSDEAPQPEAPQPELPSAEAVYLDLNRSEQDPASVPPPTVFEGSIEL; the protein is encoded by the coding sequence ATGAGCTTCCGTTCTGATCGCCGTTCGCCAGGAGGAGCGGGTCGCTCCAGTGGTCCTTACCGCAGCCGCCGCGATGGGGCTGGCCAGGGCGATGACCGACCGCCCAGCGATGGCCGCCGCGAGGATCGCGACCACCGCGACCGCTTCGACCGGGGTCGCCCGGATCGTGAGCGCCCTGATCGCGAACGCTCCTTTCGGGAGCGCCCCAGTCGTGACCGCTTCGATCGGGGTCGCCCGGAGCGTGATCGGTCCGATCGCTTCAATCGGGATGAGCGTTCCCCGCGGGAGCCGCGTTGGAATCAAGAGGGCCGTTCTGATCGGGTCGGCCGTTCCGATCGATTCGGCCGTTCTGATCGAACAGGTCGCTTTGATCGGGATCAGCGCAAGCCGATGTCCTCTCGTCCGGAACGCTCCCGCCCCGACTCTCGCCGCGGACCCCAGCGTGCCGGCTGGACCCCACCGGAGCGCACGGCTGCTCCTGCGCCTGCGCCTGCGCCTGCGCCTGAGGCCAGCAGCCATGCGGCCGAGCCGCCGGCCGATGATCTGCTCTGGGGGCGCCACGCCACCCAGGCAGCGCTGGAGGCTGGACGGCCGATCCATCGCATCTGGTGCACCTCCGACATGCGCAGTGCACCCCGCTTCCTGGGCCTGCTGCGGGAGGCCAAGGCCTCCGGAGTGCTGGTGGAGGAGGTCACCTGGGCTCGGCTGGGCCAGATCACCGGCGGTGCCGTGCACCAGGGCATCGCCCTGCAGACCGCCGCTGCAGAAACCCTCGATCTCCCGACCCTGATCGAAGGGTGCGCCTCCCTGGGGGAACCCCCCCTGCTTCTCGCCCTCGATGGCCTCACCGATCCCCACAACCTGGGGGCGATCGTTCGATCCGCTGAGGCTCTTGGTGCCCACGGTGTGGTGCTGCCCCAGCGCCGCAGTGCCGGTCTGACCGGATCGGTGGCCAAGGTGGCGGCTGGAGCGCTGGAGCACCTTCCCGTTGCCCGGGTGGTGAATCTGAATCGTTCCCTCGAAAGCCTGAAGGATGCGGGCTATCGGGTGGTCGGTCTGGCTGAGGAGGGCGATCTGACCCTGGCCGAGGCTGATCTGGAGGGGCCCCTGGTGGTGGTCACCGGTTCGGAGGGCGATGGCCTCTCCCTGTTGACCCGTCGCCACTGCGATCAACTGATCCGCATTCCCCTGCGCGGCATCACCCCGAGTCTCAATGCCTCCGTGGCCACGGCGCTGTGCCTCTATGAGGTTGCCCGCCGCGGCTGGATGAAGGATCTGCGGGGCCAGGCCCCCTCGCCTGCCATCCGGCGCCCTCGCTTCAACAACGCCGCTCAGGCGCCTGGAGCGGAGGCGACCTCTGGGCCGTCTGAACTTTCCGACGAGGCTCCCCAACCCGAGGCTCCCCAACCCGAGCTGCCATCGGCAGAGGCGGTGTACCTCGACCTGAATCGGAGCGAGCAGGACCCTGCTTCAGTGCCGCCGCCAACGGTGTTTGAAGGCAGCATCGAGCTCTGA
- a CDS encoding ribonuclease III domain-containing protein — protein sequence MSDWIRAQATQGGIADGLGPLQLAWLGDAVWELHQRLRHCRRPGRSDDLHRAVVAEVKAAAQADLLERLDPLLTDQERDWVRRGRNRAGRGPRRGEASIYGRATGFETMVGWLFLQNPARLAELLDRLEETDNALS from the coding sequence TTGAGCGACTGGATCCGCGCCCAGGCGACCCAGGGCGGCATCGCCGATGGTCTTGGGCCGCTTCAGCTCGCCTGGCTGGGTGATGCGGTGTGGGAGCTGCATCAGCGCTTGCGCCACTGCCGTCGTCCCGGGCGCTCCGATGACCTGCATCGGGCCGTGGTGGCGGAGGTGAAAGCAGCTGCCCAGGCCGATCTGCTCGAGCGGCTTGATCCACTGCTCACCGACCAGGAGAGGGATTGGGTGCGCCGGGGGCGGAATCGCGCCGGTCGTGGACCCCGCCGCGGTGAGGCGTCGATTTATGGCCGGGCCACGGGATTTGAGACAATGGTGGGCTGGCTCTTTTTGCAGAATCCGGCGCGGCTTGCCGAGCTTTTGGATCGACTCGAGGAGACCGACAACGCCCTGTCATAG
- a CDS encoding STAS domain-containing protein → MTVSLRGGFEQRDRCLVFHFTGQLDAYSEKQFLAYTGDVLQTNKSAVVVDLSKIDFIDSSGLGAMVQLAKQCNDGKRSFLVVGNARVIQTVKLVRLEEFLHLVPDLESAMNQLAA, encoded by the coding sequence TTGACCGTTTCTCTGCGCGGCGGTTTCGAGCAACGGGACCGTTGCCTGGTGTTCCATTTCACCGGCCAGCTGGACGCCTATTCCGAGAAGCAGTTCCTGGCCTATACGGGCGACGTGCTGCAGACCAACAAGTCTGCGGTCGTTGTGGATCTGAGCAAGATTGATTTCATCGATTCCTCCGGCCTGGGGGCGATGGTGCAGCTCGCCAAGCAGTGCAACGACGGGAAGCGCAGCTTCCTGGTGGTTGGCAATGCCCGGGTGATTCAGACGGTGAAACTGGTGCGTCTGGAGGAGTTTCTTCATCTGGTGCCCGATCTGGAGAGCGCCATGAATCAGCTGGCGGCTTGA
- the carA gene encoding glutamine-hydrolyzing carbamoyl-phosphate synthase small subunit, translating into MTVADSGAQARATARLVLADGTVFEGLACGARGSVVGEVVFNTGMTGYQEVLTDPSYAGQLVTFTYPELGNTGVNPEDQEAEKPHALGLIARQLAPRPSNWRCHQPLPDWLDAHGVVGIHGIDTRALVRHLRETGAMNGVISSDGQSPQALLDTVRSAPSMQGLNLADQVSTEQPYTWTSACSAAFDQRLQPSPSQRYRVVAIDFGIKRAILDRLVGHGCEVTVMPADVDLATVLAQQPEGVFLSNGPGDPAAVTNGIALARGLLAEKTLPLFGICLGHQILGLALGGSSFKLTYGHRGLNHPCGTTGQVEITSQNHGFALDAASLDPEAIAITHLNLNDRTVAAMAHRHQPVFGVQYHPEASPGPHDADHHFARFVALMAEQR; encoded by the coding sequence ATGACTGTGGCTGATTCAGGCGCTCAGGCCAGAGCGACGGCGCGACTGGTGCTGGCCGATGGCACCGTGTTTGAAGGGCTGGCCTGCGGTGCCCGGGGCTCGGTGGTGGGCGAGGTGGTGTTCAACACCGGCATGACCGGCTATCAGGAGGTGCTGACCGACCCCAGTTATGCCGGCCAGCTGGTCACCTTTACCTATCCCGAACTGGGCAACACCGGCGTCAACCCTGAGGATCAGGAGGCGGAGAAGCCCCACGCCCTTGGGCTGATCGCCCGGCAGCTGGCGCCCCGTCCCAGCAACTGGCGCTGCCATCAGCCGCTACCCGACTGGCTCGATGCCCACGGGGTGGTGGGCATTCATGGCATCGACACGCGGGCCCTGGTGCGTCATCTGCGCGAGACCGGCGCCATGAATGGCGTCATCAGCAGTGATGGTCAGTCACCCCAGGCCTTGCTCGACACCGTGCGCTCCGCCCCGTCGATGCAGGGGTTGAACCTGGCCGATCAGGTCTCCACCGAGCAGCCCTACACCTGGACAAGCGCCTGCTCGGCCGCCTTTGATCAACGCTTGCAGCCGTCGCCCTCCCAGCGGTATCGCGTGGTGGCGATCGATTTCGGCATCAAGCGGGCGATTCTCGATCGCTTGGTGGGCCATGGCTGCGAGGTGACCGTGATGCCGGCCGATGTTGATCTGGCCACGGTGCTGGCCCAACAGCCCGAAGGGGTGTTCCTCTCCAACGGCCCCGGTGATCCCGCCGCTGTGACCAACGGCATTGCCCTGGCCCGCGGGTTGCTGGCGGAGAAGACCCTGCCGTTGTTCGGGATCTGTCTCGGCCATCAGATCCTCGGCCTCGCCCTGGGGGGCTCCTCCTTCAAACTCACCTACGGCCATCGCGGTCTGAACCATCCGTGCGGCACCACCGGGCAGGTGGAAATCACCAGCCAGAACCATGGCTTCGCCCTCGATGCTGCATCGCTCGACCCTGAGGCGATCGCCATCACCCACCTCAACCTGAACGACCGCACCGTGGCGGCCATGGCCCATCGTCATCAACCGGTTTTCGGGGTGCAGTACCACCCGGAAGCCAGTCCAGGCCCTCACGATGCCGATCATCACTTCGCTCGATTTGTGGCGTTGATGGCGGAACAGCGCTGA
- the trpD gene encoding anthranilate phosphoribosyltransferase produces MATASAPWPRLLDRLLEGEQLLPSDAAVLMEAWLAEELSPVQTGAFLAALRARGAQGGELAAMAGVLRQACPLPCARPEGLLVDTCGTGGDGADTFNISTAVAFTAAACGAVVAKHGNRSASGRVGSADVLEGLGLRLQAEARQVVEALPAVGVTFLFAPAWHPALVNLAPLRRSLGVRTVFNLLGPLVNPLLPDGQVLGVARPDLLDPMAEALLQLGQRRAVVVHGAGGLDEASLAGPNAVRIVEDGRIRAEILAPADFGLREAPLSALKGGDLELNQAILRELLQGRGSEAQRDVVAFNTALVLWVAGVEMDLRSGVDRAITALAEGRAWERLEQLRQALDPAEEE; encoded by the coding sequence ATGGCCACTGCCTCCGCCCCCTGGCCCCGTTTGCTCGATCGCCTGCTCGAGGGTGAGCAACTGCTGCCCTCGGATGCCGCGGTGCTGATGGAGGCCTGGTTGGCGGAGGAGCTCAGCCCGGTTCAGACCGGAGCCTTCCTGGCGGCCCTGCGGGCGCGGGGTGCCCAGGGGGGAGAGCTGGCGGCGATGGCCGGGGTGCTGCGCCAGGCTTGTCCCCTGCCCTGCGCCCGCCCCGAGGGGCTGCTGGTCGACACCTGCGGCACCGGTGGTGATGGTGCCGACACCTTCAATATCTCCACCGCGGTGGCCTTCACCGCAGCGGCCTGCGGGGCGGTGGTGGCCAAGCACGGCAATCGCAGCGCCAGTGGTCGGGTGGGCTCGGCCGATGTGCTCGAAGGCCTGGGGTTGCGTTTGCAGGCTGAGGCCCGCCAGGTGGTGGAGGCGCTGCCCGCCGTGGGCGTCACCTTTCTCTTCGCTCCGGCCTGGCATCCGGCCCTGGTCAATCTGGCGCCGTTGCGGCGCAGCCTTGGCGTGCGCACCGTGTTCAACCTGCTCGGCCCCCTGGTCAATCCCCTTCTGCCCGATGGTCAGGTGCTCGGTGTGGCGCGCCCTGATCTGCTCGATCCGATGGCGGAGGCCCTGCTGCAGCTCGGGCAACGGCGCGCCGTGGTGGTCCATGGCGCCGGCGGTTTGGATGAGGCCTCCCTGGCCGGTCCCAATGCCGTGCGCATCGTGGAGGATGGCCGGATCAGGGCCGAAATATTGGCGCCGGCCGATTTCGGCCTGCGGGAGGCGCCGTTGTCGGCCCTCAAAGGCGGAGACCTGGAGTTGAATCAGGCGATCCTGCGCGAGCTGTTGCAGGGACGGGGCAGCGAGGCGCAGCGGGATGTGGTGGCGTTCAACACGGCGCTGGTGCTCTGGGTGGCCGGCGTGGAGATGGATCTCCGATCCGGTGTCGATCGTGCCATCACCGCCCTGGCGGAAGGGCGAGCCTGGGAGCGTCTGGAGCAGTTGCGCCAGGCCCTGGACCCCGCCGAGGAAGAATGA